Proteins encoded within one genomic window of Clupea harengus chromosome 10, Ch_v2.0.2, whole genome shotgun sequence:
- the LOC116222037 gene encoding WAS/WASL-interacting protein family member 1-like, producing the protein MEERCRMGIALSPGQSLPCGPKPDPPPLSTKPNLAKLRPRHLPDSSGTEEVVDQEKDAGRLEKKERDGGEERTRETDGHPPPVPAKPKPGYVTSPQDPTNDRKIPPPVPPASSKPVLGLAERSHTQGEESVRPQAPVKPQRNRKALSCDTGNNRESPNDLEKLPNRKPPVKKPRLPQNRNKSLDYSESLNGAHGNSEAV; encoded by the exons ATGGAGGAGCGCTGCCGGATGGGGATAGCGCTCTCTCCTGGCCAGTCCCTGCCCTGCGGCCCCAAACCAGACCCCCCTCCACTCAGCACCAAGCCCAATCTGGCCAAGCTCAGACCGCGACACTTGCCTGACAGCTCCG GTACCGAGGAGGTGGTGGATCAAGAGAAAGATGCCGGAAGgctggaaaagaaagagagagatggaggcgaggagagaacgagagaaacaGACGGGCATCCACCCCCTGTGCCTGCAAAG CCTAAGCCAGGTTATGTGACATCACCACAAGATCCAACCAATGACAGAAAGATCCCACCCCCAGTGCCCCCCGCCTCCAGCAAACCAGTGTTAGGATTGGCTGAGAGATCCCACACCCAAG GTGAAGAGAGTGTGCGACCCCAGGCCCCCGTGAAGCCGCAGAGGAACCGGAAGGCTCTGTCGTGCGACACAG GGAACAACAGGGAAAGTCCTAATGACCTGGAGAAGCTCCCAAATCGCAAACCCCCTGTGAAAAAACCTAGACTCCCCCAGAACAGAAACAAATCTCTGGACTACTCTG AGAGCCTCAACGGTGCCCATGGCAACAGTGAGGCAGTGTGA